In the Helicoverpa armigera isolate CAAS_96S chromosome 15, ASM3070526v1, whole genome shotgun sequence genome, one interval contains:
- the LOC110371229 gene encoding NADH dehydrogenase [ubiquinone] iron-sulfur protein 4, mitochondrial: MFQVISRAAVLSRTPLARSLPAFSTTTSSLKERDPTGRVEAPMIDNEVALSSPEEIKQKAVLESTIKVPVKVDLTPVNGVPEEHIVTRRVRIYQPPKNAMQSGTNNIHHWEMEFDNRQRWENPLMGWTSTGDPLSNMKVAFKSPDEAIAHCEKNGWHWYLDVPKIQKPVRPKNYGVNFAWNRRTRVSTK; the protein is encoded by the exons ATGTTTCAAGTAATAAGCCGCGCGGCGGTTCTATCAAGGACTCCGCTGGctag gtccTTGCCTGCATTCTCAACAACAACATCGTCCCTTAAAGAGCGTGATCCTACGGGTCGCGTGGAGGCTCCTATGATTGATAACGAAGTCGCTCTTTCATCACCAGAAGAGATCAAACAGAAAGCAGTTTTGGAATCGACCATTAAGGTCCCAGTCAAG GTAGACCTAACTCCTGTGAATGGTGTGCCAGAGGAGCACATTGTTACCCGTCGTGTGCGCATCTACCAGCCTCCCAAAAATGCCATGCAGAGCGGCACAAACAACATCCATCATTGGGAGATGGAATTTGATAACCGCCAACGCTGGGAGAACCCCTTGATGGGCTGGACATCCACCGGAGACCCGCTCTCCAACATGAAAGTTGCATTCAAATCCCCGGATGAGGCTATTGCTCACTGCGAGAAGAATGGGTGGCACTGGTACCTCGACGTACCCAAGATCCAGAAACCAGTCAGGCCCAAGAACTATGGAGTTAATTTTGCATGGAACCGCCGTACCAGGGTGTCTACGAAGTAA